The window CGGGGAGCGCCGCGGCCAAGGCCACGCTCTCGACGTAGGGAATCATCGAATCGTCGAGGCCGTGGACGAGAATGAATCGGGTCTCGAGCCGTGAGAGATCGCGCGCGGCGAGGTTAAGTCGCTCGACATCCGTTCGCAACGCTGGAGGAAACCGGCTCAGCAGATGCGCGCTGCGCGCGGGGTCCCGGTTCACGATGAAATCGTAGACTTGCCGCCCCTCGGTACTGAGAGAGGCCAGGAGATCATTGACGTCCGCCTCGGGGTTTACTATTTTCCGCCGCGCCAGCGTGCCGAGGAGATAGCGTTCGCGGGCATTTTCGAGACGCGAGGCGTTACTGACCGCGTAGACCC is drawn from Pseudomonadota bacterium and contains these coding sequences:
- a CDS encoding alpha/beta hydrolase encodes the protein VYAVSNASRLENARERYLLGTLARRKIVNPEADVNDLLASLSTEGRQVYDFIVNRDPARSAHLLSRFPPALRTDVERLNLAARDLSRLETRFILVHGLDDSMIPYVESVALAAALPAGQSQIFLPRGLVHVDVAPDAMDGVRMWSAIYALLSERYL